TGCTGGTGCACTCGGTGAACGAAGCGATCAGGAGGCAGAGGATGATGGCTATGGCCCAGGGAGGAATGCTGTGTAGAGGGGTCAAGTGACTCCCCATCAACTTAGACAAGCCCGATAGCTGGAAAGAGCCAAGACAAGACTGTGTTAGACCTTTTGGTTTACTGTATTTTCCGACATGACACACAAATGATGATAGTAGTAAATGGATGAGATGTTATATTGTAGCAGGAAATAGAGATGTGCCACCTGTGTGTACTGAACGGCATGCAACGTgcaagatgtactgtatgttgttaaacacacaaacatctctgAATAGTTTGTCGACGCACCTCGCTACCCTTGGCTAGGGCGAACCCTCCCCCTAAGAGGAGCACAATGTTCCAGGGCAGCTTCTTCTGGGCCACCTTCCAGCTGAGCAGGGCTGGGACAGGAGCAGGTGTGGCCTGCGAGTCTGTGGTGAGACATAAGCAAATCAGTCTGTGAGACAGCCAGCAAACCTCTCACAGGAAAAATGAACCTCTCAAACTGTATCAAGCCAACCTGAGAGGTTCTATGATGAAACAAGATGGAATATATAATGATGCTGTATATATGTCTGGGTTTTTGTTAGCTATTGTATATTTTTTAGTGTGAGTACGGAGTGAGATTGTAAAATCACCTGCGTTGAAACATGAAAACCACTGCTTTAGCTGAGGTGGTTTTGAGGGGAGGACGAAGAGCAATACAGCAATGAAGACTGCCACAGTTGCATCTGTCACATATCTGAAAGTTTAAAAGAGCTTTAACATCaacccaaaacaaacaatattTAAGATAATCTTCAGAATACCACATTCAACAGAACCTGAAATAGTCAGGTAGTTTATTGATATTATGTCTAGAGCTGCCTTCTGCCAACCTGTCTAGGCACGGTACAATAGGTCAGATCACTGAGGCACATACTCTGCCTCTGAGTTGAAGATGTGGGTGGCCCATCCTGCCACAAAGCCGGGGTCGCGGGtaaaccacaacaccaccagcaGGGTGAAGAGACCCAGCACGCTCAGCTCGCCGAAGGACATGGGCCCCAGTTGCCGATGCTCCTCGCGGATGACGTTGTAGGCAGCAATCTCCTTCTCGGACTTCTCAGCACCACAGCCCCATGTCTTCTTGATACTACATgatagtggagagagggagagagagagagagagagagagagagacagacagacagagagagcaacaaAGAAGATAAGAAAAAAATATCAGAGGAGAAGACTtttgtggtgtggtggagaAAGCGTGAGAAAGCAACATCAGAGAAAGATACGAGGAGAAGAGATATCACAGTTAGATGATAGGCCTTCTGGAGTGTGGTTTTATGTACCGGAGGTAGTTTGTTTCCCAGAGGGTGGGTGCACTCACTTAAATCCCATGAAGACGAACTGGAGCCAGAGCCAGGCCATGGTCAACATGAGGATCATGTTTGGAAAGGCAAAGCCAAACCAGGAGGCAAAATTGATGACATCGCCATTCTGAGGAAAGAGCCTGGAAGAGCGGTTCAAACCACAAGAATTATGAAGGCAAAACAACAAAGAAATACCATAATCCCAACAACTACTGACGCAACGCCTCCCATGCAATTCCGTGCAATGCTTGATAACCTACACTTAAGAGTGCGCAGactaagtaagtgtgtgtgtgtgtgtgtgtgtgtgtgtgtgtgtgtgtgagtcaggggGAAGGTCTGCACTGTTACTCACTGGTTCATCTGGCCCTTGAGCACCAAGTTTGGCCCAGTGCCGGTGAGGGTGGCTGTTCCTCCGATGCTGGCGGCGTAGCAAACGCACAGGGTCATGCCTTTACACATCCACAGTCTCTCCTTGGCCTCCATCCTCCTGGTGGCCTCCACTGACGCATCTAGCCCATTCACTACCACTGCAGTACAAAGAGACGGATATTCAATACAAAatgcattatcattattatggtttgtgttgtgtctttgtATCTTGTAAAAGTACTGGTGTGACACACTCCATATGAATCTAGATCTGAACTTGTTTTCTGCTTCTAAGTCTGGATATCAACCTTTATTCTTTgcataagtatatatacttctttcatcccgtgagggaaattcggtctctacatttatcccaattaatgaattagtgaacacatacagcacacagtgaagtgaacacacaataacccagagcagtgagctgcctgcacaacagcggtgctcggggagcagtgaggggttaagtgccttgctcaagggcttcagccgtggactggtcggggttcgaaccggcaaccctctggttacaagctcaacgccctaaccagtaggccgcggctgctgctgctcacctTGTCCATCTCTCTGCTTCTCAGACTGTTTGTACTCGGCCTCAGCTGGGCGGTTAGGCTCCTCGGAGGAGAGAATCTCTGGCATCTCCATTTCGTGGGTGTTGAGTTGCTCAAGCACGGCCTGCACGATGGGCACCATCATGGCCGTGGTGGCTGTGTTACTGATCCACATGGACAGGAAGGCTGTCACTCCCATGAAACCAAGCATCAAGCTATATAGTGAAGCCAGAGACACAGGCTAGGTCAGGGGAACACCAAGACAGGAGCCTGAATGGACAGTGATTGTAGTCATGCAGGCACAGGACTGCAGTCTGAACCACCTATTTTACTTATGACTATGAGTTACATGAACTCTATAAGATAATGAGATATCTAAATCACAAAATGTAGACAAGGTCATTCCTTTTTTTCTAGCCATTGGATATTCGGTTCACTCACAGAGCAGGCCGAACCCCAACAATGAGTAGCACTCTCAGAGCGATTCGCTTGTGCAGGTTCCAGTGTTCCACTGCTACGGCCACCATCAGTCCACCCACAAACAACATGTTGGTGTCTTTCAGGTACTGCATGCACACCTTGGAGAAGCATTCACAAGTTAAACAAGTCCAAGGAACACTTGCAGAATAAACCTTTTAAACTTTTGGCCTTTATGGATTTTTGGCCTTAAGTCAACGGAACTCTCCACTGAGGCTCTCTTTTAATCCAGGGCTAGCCTTCATCCGTATATGGGAAGCCTGCCCTTCATACAGTAgccagaaaagttgtgggttgaGTTCCTGGCTTTCAccgctgtgcccttgagcaaggcacttaaccccaagttgttcTGGAGAGACTAGCCCTTATAATGattgacataggcctacagtatgtaagtcaCTTGGGATAAAAGCGACAACCAAATGAGTAAGTACAGTATACGAAGAATCAAAGGTCTTGTTGACTGATGATGTACCACTTTGGAGGTCATGATGCCAAACATGGGGAAGAGGACAACAGGCATGAGGGCGGTGACGGCCAGAGGCAGAGCCTCGCTGCACCAGTATACTGCCATCAGCACGATCACGTAAGCACAGCATGCCTCCTGTAAACCAGACAggaaacacagaacacaacacaccatcAAAACCACGCAGaagatttatatatttataaccAGATTAGAAGATTTTGCCCCAATGATGAAAATGTTTGTTGTCCAGTAAACTGCAGTTTAGTATCTTATTTTACATAAACAACATCTTGCATTGTCATACTTGATGAGTTGTGTTTCACCTGTATCATCTTGGCTATCATATAATTCAGCAATTGTTACATCACGTGACCAAGAACACTTTCAATATGGTGCTCTGGCTGATACACTCATGGGTTTTCTGTGGCCTTACTCAGAAAGGAGTACCAAGAGATAACCCACAATGGCCTTGTAGGTCAATCCAGGACTTCCACTGGCTGGACCTCAGAGACCTATACTGTACAAAGCCCAAAGGTTCAGCAGACCCCTTGTTCTAAACCATAGTGAGCCTGTGTAGAAAGTTCTCACGGCCCACGTACAATCTTCACTGGCCCACAAGTAGAAAACGTGTTGTCGGCCAAGCAAGGGATAACCACACTGGTCCCAGGCTTGACATTTACTTCCCGCAGAAAACACACTTGGGGCTCTGCCTAGCATGTTTGTTATGATTACTCAATGATGACAAAGGACATAAAAGTAAAACTCATGTATAATTGATGCAAGAGAAATAGCCTATGTTATTGTGTTTTCTTGATTTATATTCTTATCCTTCTAGAGGTAATGTATCACCCTTGTTTTAAAACAATGTCCAATTAACACCCCTCTTCAGTTTGTGACTCACCTGCATTCATCCCGTCTCCTCTGAACTTCAAGCGTTACTCTAAACTAAAGCTACATTCTACAATTAGAATGTGTATTCCCATCACAATCACTGTGGTTTCAGTCTCTTTGAAATAATGGCCACATTTCCCCATGAAGTACTAGGCCTACAATTATAGGCACAAACACCTCATATTAAGTTATTATAACCAGTGCCTAACAAGAACAAGAGCCCAAATACTGTTTGCGTTGTATCATCTAACACTGATTATAACTATTAAGGCGGGTCATGCCAGCAGGTCCTGGACATATGATGGAAAAGTTACATAATTTCCTTATATCCTGACATTATTTTCTCTTAAGTAATAAACTGGTCTCACTGTCTGAGGCCATTGGGATGAAAAAAGTTATGCAGAGGAGTCACCCAGACCTTGAACTTGACCTTGATCTTTTGCAGGTGTTCCTAGTCCAGTTCTAAGGGACTGGATAAAAATGCAATGAAGACCgcatataataataacatttaatAACCTGTGCTAAAGTTTAAATAACACCTAGCGAACAGTTCGGAGCCTACAATACCCATCATTCAGAGAAAGCAATATCGTGACGATTCCCACGCTAGCCTACATAACACATGTGGTAGGCTGTAAACCAACAAAGGGTTAAAACAACAAATCTTAACATGCGTTATGCATTTGCAAGACAACAGACTTCTCACGTGTCTGAGGATTCATGTTTTAATAGACTTATCGAACATTTAGgctaaatgaaaaataaagacaATCACAGCCACCTTTCTCAATAGGATCTATTTTCACATAGGCCTATTTAGAGACTTCCTAAAAAaaagagtaggctagcctaatcaaaatgtgttttaacaGCCTATTTACTTCATGACTATATTTTCAAACACTGCAATTTAAGGATAATAAACATACCGGCGTTCCTATGACAAGAGGAAGGGGCAGAAGAAGACACGGTGTTAAGCAGAGAATCATTCCATTCTTCACATTCCAAAGGACTTTCAGTGATGGTGCCATCCTGTAGACTAGAAGCAACAGGCGTGAAGAAGTTTGATGCTGCTGGAGCCGTCTTTTTAGAGAGgcggcgagagggagagggagagagggagggcgggagggagAGGTTGCTTAGTGCATAGGGGGGAACCGCTGTAAATCTTctttataggcctaggctatatataaaaaaatcttGAACAATCGCTGTAGCCTAACTCTTCAAGTGTGCATATTGCTTATGGCTACTAAACAATGGCACCTGCAATTTATTTAGTCTGAAATGACGTATGAGTGAACTACATTTCCTTTAAAATGTTAAACGTAGGCCTATTTTCTGGCAATAGGCCTATTCGGCAATTGCTACAAATGGCAAAACAATATAGGGCCTACCTATGGGTAGCCTAGTCGGTCGCTTACAATTAAGCCAAATTACTCAATGTAACCATCACCTCACCTATTGCATTTTCCTAAGCGAATAGGCTCTCCAGGCACGTTCATGATGCGCTTGTCTGTGGACTGCTAAAGAGTTTTCTTTGCAGCTTACATTGCCCTCCTGTGGTTGATATTGGAAGGTGCAGAGAAATAACCAACAAGCTGTGGTGGAAGTGGTAAAGTAATAGGCCAAGTAACAGTCATAATATTGTATAGTTAACTAACCTCGTTTAGGAGACACTATAGGCTGTAGCCTATTCAAaaagataaaaataaaataaataataataaaaaagaaaaactttgCAATGGGCACGGCTAACCTCTTAGAAATAGCCTATGTAAGGCCTCTCTCATAAgcaacatgatgatgatgattatctTATTATCGTTATTGTTATCATGATTTTTTTATCATAAGCATTATTGTTAGAGCATTTTACTTTCCAATGTGAAAAACAATTAGCTTAGGCCTACTCCTATGATGGCCTATGATCATCTAAATAGGCtacctgcaaaaaaaaaaaaaaaaaaaaaaaaaaagagcttgtgtaggcctatggcaGTTTAAAAGTGCATTTCTGCGTCCAATTTATATTTCGGTTTTAATAAAGGCGCTAGAAATGCAGATTAGCCTACTGAAGTAGACCCTGTCCGCATTTGAGCCTTCACGAGAGTCAGAGATCAGAAGACAAATATGTCACGAGGTGGAGATTAAGGGCATGTTTAACAGGCCATAGCTGGCGTAGCTCTTtgccacggcacacacacagacacacacacacacacaaatgcgcttTTGACAAAATATAATGCCCCACTCTACGCCTTATTTTTCCAGATTATACAAACAATGCTTATTTTCACTAAAATAACTTTAGGCCAATAGCGAGTGACATTTTTTAAATACATATGCGTGATGGGGCGCGCGTGAAGCGCCTGCCACTCTTTCTGTAGTAGAGAAACCCATACCTTATCCATTCTCTGGAAACTGGGAAATcacattattatttaattattgattaaaaaaaaatgctcacaCCACTAAATACAAAATGTGTCTTTTTGTAATTTAACGTTATGCCTACTTTAATTTTTCGCCTTTATCGCGAACATTCTTGAACACACCCACTGCCATGTCTGTCACGTGAGATTTCGACGCAACAACATGGCTGCTATCATCAGATTGTTGGGACAAAACATCTTTGGGTAGCTACTGAGCTGCAGATGTCTCTTGTAAATAATGCATTCTTCACCACCAGAAAAAGACTGGAATTACTGTGCATGACAAGGTACACATTATTGACTGTTCAAGAGAGAAATTATGGGACGTGATGTTATATGATCAACTGTTACGCTGAAGCTGGAGGTACGTGAATCATGGGCTAACACAAGCTAATTTAGTTTGTCAAGTAACGTAAGCAAGCTAATACCATTCTTTATCGACTTGAAGATGATTTAACCACTTTTAACATGAATGAAGTGTGTGAACAAAGCAAATACAATGTCGCCCGTGACTGCTTATTAATTGAATGTCATCAGACTGAAGCGAGGTGTTTATTGCGTTATCTTGCAACTTGCAACTCTATTTCTTACCAAATGAAACGAAAACGTCCTTGTGTTAAGAAGTTATTGGCTAACTTATGCAGCTAGCGCCATTGTTATAATGCTGACTTTAGAAGTGTACAACGTTGTTTAGATATGTCTCTTATTGCATGTCTCAAAGGgaacttctgttttttttctctctcgatTGTTAGACATATAATGGCAGCAATTTCCTGTACAGTTGATGGTATCATGTGAGCAGAAGAAATGCATTGTAGTCAGAAAAAAATGTCAGCTGAGAGACGAGTCTGAAAGATTTTGCATACCAACTGTGTTCAATCGTGATCGTGCATTTGGTTTAACTCAAATTTGGTAATGTTTTTTTCTGACTTTGGTTCCTTTTGGGGAAGTGTCTCAGTTTGGTAATGTGTGTTTTCAGGAACTGTTTCCAAACTGCCAAACGCGCCCGGATCCTTAGAACTTGTGAAATGGCATGAAATTGACTCTCTTAGAAGCAGTGATGTTTGAAGAATAGGATAAGTGTCTGTCCTGTTGAGTCTAAAGACGACGACATGGAGTGGCTGGCAGCGGCTGTGGAGAGGGACCTGGGGTTGGATCAACGCCAGCTGGGTCCAGGACCACGCCCTCATGAACTGGTCGCCCTTGTTCCAAGTCGCTGGGTGATGGGATTAAGAGAGCGAAAAGTAACCCGGTGTGCACGCTTCGATGCCAGCTGTGAAGCAGAAATATCTGCTGTCCTTCAAAGATCACAGGTGAAGTTACCGGCAGGATGGACCAGGGTCCGCATCCAGGGGCTCCGGAAGAGCAAGTT
The Sardina pilchardus chromosome 13, fSarPil1.1, whole genome shotgun sequence genome window above contains:
- the slc13a5b gene encoding Na(+)/citrate cotransporter isoform X1; translation: MNVPGEPIRLGKCNRRLQQHQTSSRLLLLVYRMAPSLKVLWNVKNGMILCLTPCLLLPLPLVIGTPEACCAYVIVLMAVYWCSEALPLAVTALMPVVLFPMFGIMTSKVVCMQYLKDTNMLFVGGLMVAVAVEHWNLHKRIALRVLLIVGVRPALLMLGFMGVTAFLSMWISNTATTAMMVPIVQAVLEQLNTHEMEMPEILSSEEPNRPAEAEYKQSEKQRDGQVVVNGLDASVEATRRMEAKERLWMCKGMTLCVCYAASIGGTATLTGTGPNLVLKGQMNQLFPQNGDVINFASWFGFAFPNMILMLTMAWLWLQFVFMGFNIKKTWGCGAEKSEKEIAAYNVIREEHRQLGPMSFGELSVLGLFTLLVVLWFTRDPGFVAGWATHIFNSEAEYVTDATVAVFIAVLLFVLPSKPPQLKQWFSCFNADSQATPAPVPALLSWKVAQKKLPWNIVLLLGGGFALAKGSELSGLSKLMGSHLTPLHSIPPWAIAIILCLLIASFTECTSNVATATLFLPVLASMSQSIGMNPLYVMVPCTLSASFAFMLPVATPPNAIVFSHGYLKVSDMAKTGVVMNIIGIICITLSINCWGRAMFHLDSFPAWANMTAV
- the slc13a5b gene encoding Na(+)/citrate cotransporter isoform X2 gives rise to the protein MAPSLKVLWNVKNGMILCLTPCLLLPLPLVIGTPEACCAYVIVLMAVYWCSEALPLAVTALMPVVLFPMFGIMTSKVVCMQYLKDTNMLFVGGLMVAVAVEHWNLHKRIALRVLLIVGVRPALLMLGFMGVTAFLSMWISNTATTAMMVPIVQAVLEQLNTHEMEMPEILSSEEPNRPAEAEYKQSEKQRDGQVVVNGLDASVEATRRMEAKERLWMCKGMTLCVCYAASIGGTATLTGTGPNLVLKGQMNQLFPQNGDVINFASWFGFAFPNMILMLTMAWLWLQFVFMGFNIKKTWGCGAEKSEKEIAAYNVIREEHRQLGPMSFGELSVLGLFTLLVVLWFTRDPGFVAGWATHIFNSEAEYVTDATVAVFIAVLLFVLPSKPPQLKQWFSCFNADSQATPAPVPALLSWKVAQKKLPWNIVLLLGGGFALAKGSELSGLSKLMGSHLTPLHSIPPWAIAIILCLLIASFTECTSNVATATLFLPVLASMSQSIGMNPLYVMVPCTLSASFAFMLPVATPPNAIVFSHGYLKVSDMAKTGVVMNIIGIICITLSINCWGRAMFHLDSFPAWANMTAV